In Schaalia sp. JY-X169, the following are encoded in one genomic region:
- a CDS encoding 5'-methylthioadenosine/adenosylhomocysteine nucleosidase produces MTRPVVIACAMTEEAQPFLEALEPDASVEVPVLPDGFRGPADFRGGILQGHPVVIATTGIGMTNAALAATVVATQLRPRAVIFAGTTGGLGANVHLGDVVVSEYALYHDADATAFGYAPGQIPQMPEKYPADPWLRATASGALRAKGLAFHTGTISASNSFVDGAQVEPVRARFRDVLAVDMETAAGAQVCWSFSIPWVSLRAISDLCDPNAGEVFDQSAPSAAATSFAAVESLLGSPPRRLHP; encoded by the coding sequence ATGACTCGACCAGTCGTTATCGCCTGCGCAATGACTGAAGAAGCGCAGCCTTTCCTTGAGGCTCTGGAACCCGACGCGAGCGTTGAAGTCCCGGTCCTCCCAGACGGTTTTCGCGGCCCGGCAGACTTCAGGGGCGGAATCCTCCAGGGCCACCCGGTGGTGATTGCAACGACGGGGATCGGCATGACTAACGCCGCGCTTGCAGCCACGGTTGTCGCAACCCAACTCCGTCCTCGCGCAGTGATTTTTGCGGGAACGACCGGGGGTCTGGGTGCAAACGTTCACCTCGGTGATGTCGTGGTGTCTGAGTACGCGCTATACCACGATGCAGATGCCACAGCCTTCGGCTACGCCCCAGGGCAAATCCCACAAATGCCGGAAAAGTACCCGGCCGACCCCTGGCTGCGTGCCACCGCCTCTGGCGCGCTGCGGGCAAAGGGCTTGGCTTTTCACACGGGCACCATCAGTGCCAGTAACTCATTTGTGGACGGGGCCCAGGTTGAACCGGTACGTGCCCGCTTCCGCGATGTGCTGGCTGTGGATATGGAGACTGCGGCAGGCGCGCAAGTGTGCTGGTCGTTCTCAATCCCCTGGGTTTCACTGCGGGCAATTTCTGATCTTTGCGACCCGAACGCGGGCGAAGTGTTTGACCAGTCGGCGCCGTCCGCAGCAGCCACGAGCTTCGCAGCAGTAGAGTCACTCTTGGGTTCGCCGCCACGCCGACTCCATCCCTGA
- a CDS encoding ABC transporter ATP-binding protein: MSAADLYLRPQPLIRLDDVTRIFPGPPAVNALRGIDLTVDPGEYLAIVGPSGSGKSTMLNTLGLLDRPSTGTYWFEGVDVSSLSEDARAEIRGGEIGFVFQSFHLLHTRTVLENVMLATAYAGVPRQDRERLAHGALARVDMSHRTDFYPGTLSGGEKQRVAIARAVSTSPRLLLADEPTGNLDQTNSQGVMALFEELSEDGLTIVMITHDLVVAKSARRRASIHDGRLTELD; this comes from the coding sequence TTGTCGGCCGCTGATCTGTACTTGCGGCCGCAGCCTCTGATTCGTCTGGATGATGTTACCCGCATTTTTCCCGGTCCTCCCGCCGTCAACGCGTTACGGGGCATCGACCTGACGGTTGATCCCGGCGAGTATCTGGCTATTGTTGGGCCCTCCGGTTCCGGCAAGTCCACCATGCTCAACACCCTGGGTTTGCTTGACCGCCCCAGTACCGGCACCTACTGGTTTGAAGGGGTTGACGTGTCATCCCTATCCGAGGACGCCCGCGCCGAGATCCGCGGAGGTGAGATCGGGTTTGTCTTCCAGTCATTCCACCTGCTTCACACCCGCACCGTCCTCGAAAACGTTATGCTCGCCACCGCATATGCGGGGGTGCCCCGCCAGGATCGCGAGCGTCTGGCCCACGGCGCGCTGGCCCGCGTGGACATGAGCCACCGCACCGACTTCTACCCCGGAACACTTTCCGGCGGAGAGAAGCAGCGCGTTGCTATCGCCCGAGCAGTCAGCACGTCCCCACGCCTCCTTCTTGCGGATGAGCCAACCGGGAACCTTGACCAGACCAACTCCCAGGGGGTGATGGCCTTGTTTGAGGAGCTTTCCGAGGACGGCCTTACCATCGTCATGATCACCCACGACCTGGTTGTCGCGAAGAGTGCGCGGCGGCGCGCAAGCATTCACGACGGTCGACTTACGGAGTTGGACTGA
- a CDS encoding DUF3662 and FHA domain-containing protein: MGIFDRFENAVEKGVNNVFSKVFRSGLKPVDISSALHRVMDDQIEIPEGATPDSANPVAPNFFVVRIANSDLEALEGEGTEATAEELERGATRYAEEQNYVLAGPVSVKFEGTDEESTGTLEIIAEVRRGSVAPATGATPTPTHPIIDVDGDKWLLTEDVTVIGRSSKADIQVDDSGVSRKHVEFRITPQGVILTDLGSTNGTFVEGHRVEAATLLDGNQITIGRTRILFWTHPEE, encoded by the coding sequence GTGGGGATATTTGACCGTTTTGAGAATGCTGTCGAGAAGGGCGTCAACAACGTCTTCTCCAAGGTGTTCCGCTCCGGCTTGAAGCCTGTGGACATCTCCTCGGCTCTCCATCGGGTTATGGATGACCAGATTGAGATTCCCGAGGGCGCAACGCCTGATAGCGCAAATCCTGTTGCCCCCAACTTCTTTGTTGTCCGCATCGCAAACTCCGACCTCGAAGCCCTGGAGGGCGAGGGAACCGAAGCCACAGCCGAAGAGCTTGAGCGTGGTGCCACCCGGTACGCGGAAGAGCAGAACTATGTCCTAGCCGGCCCAGTTTCTGTCAAGTTCGAAGGCACTGACGAAGAGTCCACCGGAACCTTAGAGATCATCGCCGAAGTTCGGCGGGGAAGCGTGGCACCTGCAACCGGCGCCACCCCAACTCCAACGCACCCCATCATTGACGTTGACGGCGACAAGTGGCTCCTCACTGAGGATGTCACCGTGATTGGGCGCTCCTCGAAAGCAGATATTCAGGTCGACGACTCCGGGGTTTCACGCAAACACGTTGAGTTCCGGATTACCCCCCAAGGAGTGATCCTTACCGACCTGGGGTCCACCAACGGCACGTTCGTTGAAGGGCATCGAGTCGAGGCCGCAACGCTCCTAGACGGAAACCAAATCACCATTGGCCGAACACGTATCTTGTTCTGGACACACCCGGAAGAGTAG
- a CDS encoding LacI family DNA-binding transcriptional regulator gives MTNQITNPVSVEAPSEGLLGSITLESVGAAAGVSRSTVSRVVNGSPNVSQKTIDAVMKAIADLGYVHNRVAAALASKQASVVTALIPEDLDLFFKDPYFHAMISGIQDHFASTNLVLNLMIASRDSFPKVLSSLAGGQSDGVLVFSHHTEHQLVDALERRMPVVFGGRPVLDDEAHSYVDVDNSAASKMATEYLIGLGCKHIAAITGPQDMPSAADRAAGYLQAVRAAGVAGPLVESDFTAEGGAKAALELLDGNEPFDAVFAANDLMARAAVKTFIARGLRVPEDIAVVGFDDSPAAVSEHPYLTTVKQDAYEQGRSMAQMLQEQLLMHPREARVIQLPTELVIRETA, from the coding sequence ATGACCAACCAGATCACGAACCCGGTTTCCGTCGAGGCACCTTCGGAGGGCCTGCTTGGAAGCATCACACTGGAGTCTGTCGGCGCAGCCGCGGGCGTTTCCCGCTCCACGGTGTCGCGCGTAGTCAATGGCTCCCCCAATGTCAGCCAGAAGACCATCGACGCAGTCATGAAAGCCATCGCGGATTTGGGTTATGTCCACAATCGTGTTGCTGCGGCACTCGCATCCAAGCAGGCTTCCGTCGTTACTGCACTGATCCCAGAAGACTTGGATCTGTTCTTCAAAGATCCCTACTTTCACGCCATGATTTCGGGCATCCAGGACCATTTCGCCAGCACCAATCTGGTCCTCAACCTGATGATCGCCTCACGGGACTCGTTCCCCAAGGTTCTTTCCTCACTCGCAGGCGGACAATCCGATGGGGTCCTCGTCTTCTCTCACCACACCGAACACCAGCTGGTCGACGCGCTGGAGCGGCGCATGCCAGTGGTATTTGGGGGGCGCCCCGTCCTCGATGACGAAGCACACAGCTATGTTGATGTCGACAACTCTGCCGCGTCAAAGATGGCAACAGAGTACTTGATTGGCCTGGGCTGCAAGCACATAGCGGCCATCACCGGCCCACAGGACATGCCGTCCGCTGCGGACCGTGCGGCGGGTTATCTCCAGGCCGTCCGGGCCGCCGGGGTCGCGGGCCCGCTTGTCGAGAGCGACTTCACGGCGGAGGGCGGCGCAAAGGCCGCACTTGAGCTTCTTGACGGCAACGAACCCTTTGACGCTGTTTTTGCAGCAAACGACCTCATGGCTCGGGCAGCTGTCAAAACCTTCATTGCCCGCGGGTTGCGGGTGCCTGAGGACATTGCCGTTGTCGGCTTTGATGACTCCCCCGCTGCGGTCTCCGAGCACCCATACCTGACAACGGTGAAGCAAGACGCCTATGAGCAGGGCAGATCCATGGCGCAAATGCTCCAAGAGCAGTTGCTGATGCACCCCCGCGAAGCACGCGTGATCCAGCTGCCTACAGAACTGGTGATTCGCGAGACTGCTTAG
- the cls gene encoding cardiolipin synthase translates to MLDYQTWLSLPPLILFVTDLVIRVVALFVVPRNRTPTSGTAWLLFIFLLPIPGLIVYLLIGTNRMPRGRREKEERVIAQMQKAAKEDAKQFGSDLEGLPPGLENIEKLGLDLGAQPMMAGNRAHITYHYEESIAAMAAAIREAENYVHVEFYILSHDHATHDVFEAMREVVARGVKVRVMLDHIATMRQPKLSVTTRMLDEVGAQWCFMLPVRPWRGQWQRPDLRNHRKILVVDGRIGFVGSQNMVDASYNKPGNLRRGLKWRDIMVKFSGPVVSSLNRVFMGDWYIETGELLEDSPPRVADPVKPSDLLDCQVLPSGPGFGEENNLQVFIALMGTASKRISVTSPYFVPDQAIMYALRAATARGVEVELFVSETGDQPMVYHAQRSYYEALLRAGVRIFMFKPPYILHSKHFTIDDSIAVVGSSNMDQRSFNLNMEVSMVVRGAEFVRQLDEVNAYYHDNSRELTLEEWQKQPLRSQLLDGLFRLTSALQ, encoded by the coding sequence ATGTTAGATTATCAGACTTGGCTTAGCCTGCCCCCACTGATACTTTTTGTAACCGACCTCGTCATTCGAGTCGTCGCACTTTTCGTGGTGCCCCGTAACCGCACCCCAACCTCCGGTACCGCTTGGTTGCTGTTCATCTTCCTGCTCCCCATTCCCGGACTCATCGTCTATCTGCTCATCGGGACGAACCGAATGCCCCGTGGTCGACGTGAGAAGGAAGAACGCGTGATCGCACAGATGCAGAAGGCCGCGAAGGAGGACGCGAAACAGTTCGGTAGCGACCTCGAGGGCCTTCCACCGGGCCTCGAGAACATAGAGAAGCTGGGTCTGGATCTCGGAGCTCAGCCGATGATGGCGGGAAATCGGGCGCACATTACCTATCACTACGAGGAGTCCATCGCGGCGATGGCCGCCGCGATTCGTGAGGCGGAGAACTATGTGCATGTGGAGTTCTATATTCTCTCCCATGATCACGCGACGCACGATGTTTTCGAGGCGATGAGAGAGGTAGTCGCACGCGGTGTCAAGGTTCGGGTGATGCTCGATCACATCGCGACCATGCGCCAGCCAAAACTCTCCGTGACCACCCGCATGCTGGATGAAGTGGGCGCCCAGTGGTGCTTCATGTTGCCGGTACGGCCCTGGCGTGGCCAGTGGCAGCGCCCGGATCTGCGCAACCACCGCAAGATCCTGGTGGTCGACGGACGTATCGGCTTCGTTGGTTCCCAGAATATGGTCGACGCGAGCTACAACAAACCAGGAAACCTGCGACGGGGACTGAAGTGGCGAGACATCATGGTCAAATTCTCGGGGCCTGTCGTATCTAGCCTCAACCGGGTGTTCATGGGCGACTGGTACATCGAAACTGGCGAGCTGCTTGAGGACAGCCCCCCTCGAGTAGCAGACCCCGTGAAGCCCAGCGATTTGCTCGACTGTCAGGTGCTTCCGAGCGGCCCCGGCTTTGGTGAAGAAAACAATCTGCAGGTGTTCATCGCCCTCATGGGAACTGCGAGCAAACGGATCAGCGTGACCAGCCCGTACTTCGTGCCCGATCAGGCGATAATGTACGCACTCAGGGCAGCTACCGCGCGCGGCGTCGAGGTTGAGCTCTTCGTCTCTGAGACCGGCGATCAACCGATGGTTTATCATGCCCAGCGCTCGTATTACGAGGCACTCCTGCGCGCGGGCGTCCGAATCTTCATGTTCAAGCCGCCGTACATTCTGCATTCCAAACACTTCACGATCGACGACTCGATAGCCGTCGTGGGATCGTCGAACATGGACCAGCGGTCCTTCAATCTCAATATGGAGGTCTCAATGGTTGTCAGAGGGGCAGAGTTCGTGCGACAACTCGACGAGGTCAATGCCTACTACCATGACAACTCCCGAGAGCTAACACTCGAGGAGTGGCAGAAGCAGCCGCTACGCAGCCAGTTGCTCGACGGACTGTTCCGCCTCACCTCGGCCCTGCAGTAG
- a CDS encoding FHA domain-containing protein: MTTDLAFTVFRIGFLILLWLMVLAVVATLRSDIYGTFVTPRGSGRPDPARKKKSAKKERRAAISRQPTKLLITGGPLTGTLLPLGTAAISIGRAPSSTLVLDDPYVSTKHAELRQVDGEWTLIDLGSTNGTFVEDERVFQPQALVTGTPARIGQTTFELVS; this comes from the coding sequence GTGACCACCGACCTCGCATTCACCGTCTTCCGCATCGGATTCCTCATCCTCTTGTGGCTAATGGTGCTTGCCGTTGTGGCAACCCTGCGTAGTGACATTTACGGAACTTTTGTTACACCTCGCGGCAGCGGTCGTCCTGATCCCGCGAGAAAGAAGAAGTCGGCCAAGAAGGAACGCCGTGCTGCAATCAGTCGTCAGCCTACGAAGCTCCTGATCACGGGGGGTCCCCTCACAGGAACTCTGCTCCCACTTGGCACTGCGGCAATTTCCATAGGCCGCGCGCCCTCGTCAACCCTTGTCCTTGATGATCCATACGTGTCCACCAAACATGCTGAACTGCGCCAGGTTGATGGAGAATGGACCCTCATCGACCTCGGATCAACCAACGGGACTTTTGTCGAAGACGAGAGGGTTTTCCAACCACAAGCCCTTGTCACCGGAACTCCAGCACGAATCGGCCAGACTACCTTCGAACTGGTGAGCTGA
- a CDS encoding GH36-type glycosyl hydrolase domain-containing protein, with protein MKYGHFDDAAREYVVTTPHTPYPWINYLGTKDFFSLISHTGGGYAFYRDAKMRRLLRYRYNNVPVDAGGRIFTINDGGDVWSPSYFPYKTELDEFETRHGMGYTRITGSRGGLRASALYFVPVEGDAEIQMVTLTNESDHAKTVNLISFVEFALWNAEDDQTNYQRNLSLAEVEVEGGTIFHKTEFRERRNHYAVYSVNEPIVGFDTDRDTFLGPQNGWDEGVVAHTATSGNSIASGWYPIGSHNLEVTLQPGESKEFVFVLAYVETAQDAKWESKGVINKAPAREILARFDTPAKVEREFAALKNYWDDLLDVYKVDSTSPELDRMVNIWNQYQCMVTYNLSRSASYFETGIGRGMGFRDSNQDLLGFVHMVPGRARERILDIAATQLPDGSAYHQYQPLTKRGNDAVGSGFNDDPLWLILGVVAYVKETGDLAILDEMVPFDNDPAQAAPLMEHLRRSFDFTMDNRGPHGLPLIGRADWNDCLNLNVFSTEPNESFQTAPNREGGVAESVFIAGMVAAIGPEYAELARLMGDEDEAARAEASVRDVVEATERHGWDGKWFRRAYDYYGNPVGSASNEEGQIWIEPQGYCVMGGIGLEDGRAVQALDSVRERLNTPHGSVLLNPAYTEYKVELGEVSSYPPGYKENAGIFCHNNPWITIAETMVGRPEYAWEYYKQIAPAFREEISDIHRLEPYVYAQMIAGKDAIRHGEAKNSWLTGTASWNFVAVSQYLLGIRPGYGGLIVDPRIGAEVGEFTVRRSIRGAEYVIHYLNTHGGGNAVGDEGGFKPASLTVDGAAWEGNTVPYAPAGTTVAVEVRF; from the coding sequence ATGAAGTACGGCCACTTCGACGACGCAGCACGCGAGTACGTTGTTACCACCCCACACACCCCCTACCCCTGGATCAACTACCTGGGCACCAAGGACTTCTTCTCCCTCATTTCCCACACCGGAGGCGGCTACGCCTTCTACCGTGATGCCAAGATGCGGCGCCTGCTGCGTTACCGCTACAACAATGTGCCCGTCGACGCTGGGGGACGCATCTTCACCATCAATGATGGGGGAGATGTTTGGAGCCCCTCGTACTTCCCCTACAAGACCGAACTTGACGAGTTCGAAACCCGTCACGGCATGGGCTACACGCGCATCACTGGAAGCCGTGGGGGCCTGCGGGCCTCTGCGTTGTACTTCGTTCCGGTCGAGGGCGATGCCGAGATCCAAATGGTGACGCTCACCAATGAGAGCGACCACGCCAAGACTGTGAACCTCATTAGCTTTGTGGAGTTTGCCCTGTGGAACGCCGAGGACGACCAGACCAACTACCAGCGCAATCTTTCCCTGGCGGAGGTTGAGGTCGAGGGCGGCACAATCTTCCACAAGACAGAGTTCCGCGAGCGCCGCAACCACTACGCCGTCTACTCCGTCAACGAACCCATCGTCGGATTCGACACGGACCGCGACACATTCCTTGGTCCCCAGAATGGGTGGGACGAGGGCGTTGTTGCCCACACTGCTACTTCCGGCAATTCCATCGCCTCCGGCTGGTATCCGATTGGCTCGCACAATCTTGAAGTAACTCTTCAACCGGGTGAGTCTAAGGAGTTCGTCTTCGTCCTCGCCTATGTTGAGACCGCGCAAGATGCGAAGTGGGAGTCCAAAGGCGTTATCAACAAGGCGCCAGCCAGAGAGATTCTGGCGCGCTTTGACACGCCTGCAAAGGTTGAGCGTGAGTTCGCAGCCCTGAAGAACTATTGGGACGACCTCCTGGACGTCTACAAGGTGGACTCCACAAGCCCCGAGCTGGACAGAATGGTCAACATCTGGAACCAGTATCAGTGCATGGTTACCTACAATCTGTCCCGTTCGGCCTCGTACTTTGAAACAGGAATCGGCAGAGGCATGGGATTCCGCGATTCCAACCAGGACCTGCTGGGGTTTGTCCACATGGTCCCCGGGCGGGCGCGCGAACGAATCCTCGACATCGCTGCCACCCAGCTGCCTGACGGATCGGCCTACCACCAGTACCAGCCGCTCACCAAGCGTGGCAACGACGCTGTCGGTTCGGGTTTCAACGACGACCCACTGTGGCTCATCCTCGGTGTGGTCGCCTATGTCAAAGAGACCGGGGACCTGGCCATACTCGACGAAATGGTTCCATTCGACAATGACCCCGCCCAGGCTGCCCCACTAATGGAGCACCTGCGCAGGTCGTTCGACTTCACCATGGACAACCGCGGACCTCACGGTCTGCCCCTGATTGGTCGCGCAGACTGGAACGACTGCCTCAACTTGAACGTGTTTTCCACCGAACCAAACGAGTCCTTCCAAACTGCCCCCAACCGCGAGGGCGGGGTCGCAGAGTCCGTCTTCATTGCCGGGATGGTGGCCGCAATCGGCCCTGAGTACGCGGAACTGGCTCGCCTAATGGGGGACGAGGACGAGGCTGCCCGCGCCGAAGCCAGCGTCCGGGACGTTGTTGAAGCCACGGAAAGGCACGGTTGGGATGGCAAGTGGTTCCGCCGCGCCTACGACTATTACGGTAACCCAGTCGGATCGGCCTCGAACGAAGAGGGACAGATCTGGATTGAGCCGCAAGGCTACTGCGTGATGGGCGGAATCGGGCTCGAGGACGGACGTGCGGTGCAGGCTCTTGACTCGGTCCGGGAACGCCTCAACACCCCCCATGGTTCCGTGCTGCTCAACCCGGCCTACACGGAGTACAAGGTCGAGTTGGGTGAGGTTTCCAGCTACCCGCCCGGGTACAAGGAGAACGCTGGAATCTTCTGCCACAACAACCCGTGGATAACTATCGCGGAAACCATGGTGGGAAGGCCGGAGTACGCCTGGGAGTACTACAAACAGATCGCCCCGGCGTTCCGTGAAGAAATCTCTGACATCCACCGTCTTGAACCCTATGTGTACGCGCAAATGATTGCCGGCAAAGACGCCATCCGTCATGGCGAAGCCAAGAACTCTTGGCTCACCGGTACCGCATCATGGAACTTTGTGGCCGTCTCACAGTATCTTTTGGGGATTCGGCCCGGCTACGGCGGCCTCATCGTTGATCCGCGTATTGGCGCCGAGGTTGGGGAGTTCACTGTTCGGCGCTCCATCCGCGGAGCAGAATACGTTATCCACTATCTCAACACTCATGGTGGGGGAAATGCTGTTGGGGACGAGGGCGGATTCAAACCTGCGTCTCTGACGGTTGATGGCGCGGCGTGGGAGGGCAACACCGTTCCCTACGCACCCGCGGGTACGACCGTCGCGGTTGAGGTTCGCTTCTAA
- a CDS encoding S-ribosylhomocysteine lyase: protein MSPETSSSRSQSPTGVDSDLNVESFNLDHRTVVAPYVRVADRKVLPGGDVLIKYDVRFTQPNVDHLEMDAVHSIEHMTAHHMRNHTDALIDFSPMGCQTGFYALTLGLEMADFLPILQAALQDLLAATSVPAANEIQCGWGANHSLEAAQAAVGTFLAGREGWESGTGTAIAADEADGAEGVVKS, encoded by the coding sequence ATGAGCCCAGAAACCTCCTCCAGTAGAAGTCAGTCGCCCACCGGGGTCGATTCAGACCTCAACGTTGAATCCTTCAACTTGGACCACCGCACCGTTGTCGCGCCCTACGTGCGGGTGGCGGATCGCAAGGTGCTGCCGGGTGGTGATGTCCTGATCAAATATGACGTGCGGTTCACGCAACCCAACGTCGACCATCTTGAGATGGATGCAGTGCATTCGATTGAGCACATGACGGCACATCACATGCGCAACCACACGGATGCCCTGATCGACTTCTCTCCGATGGGATGTCAGACGGGCTTCTACGCATTGACGTTGGGCTTGGAAATGGCGGATTTCCTGCCGATTCTTCAGGCTGCTTTGCAGGACTTGCTTGCTGCTACATCGGTGCCGGCCGCGAATGAGATCCAGTGTGGGTGGGGTGCGAACCATTCCCTTGAGGCAGCTCAGGCCGCAGTGGGCACGTTCTTGGCGGGACGTGAGGGCTGGGAAAGTGGCACGGGCACCGCCATCGCGGCCGATGAGGCGGACGGTGCGGAAGGGGTTGTGAAATCATGA
- a CDS encoding ABC transporter permease, with the protein MAQGFTLRDLLAESLEGVGARPSRLIITLLGTVLGIASLVATMGLAQTTAGQIAKSFDLLQATRVTVEPGTAEGRGGTERVTVALPWNSVERVENLVGVQRAALYAEVSPTPEVAAVQVVDPAEAAVAPPPVVAASPELLEVVAGTLTTGRFFDAGHNVRADRVVVLGKEAAERLGINRVSGQPAVFIGGRAYSVIGILDAVGVRDNLLRSAIVPIETARADLGLTLATSLDIEADVGAGQVVAHQAPIALDPNNPDSFKVKAPTPPSALQGQVAADINVLFVAIGVVALVGGGIGIANVTLLSVTERRGEIGLRRALGAKTSQIAKQFILESLTTGLLGGLIGVAVGLFVLLGVCLFQHWTPVIAPWVPVGGVFVGALVGLVAGTYPALKAARIEPVDALRSA; encoded by the coding sequence ATGGCACAGGGGTTCACCTTGCGGGATCTGCTTGCAGAATCGCTCGAGGGCGTTGGAGCCAGGCCCTCCCGCCTCATCATCACTCTTCTCGGCACCGTCCTCGGCATCGCATCCCTGGTCGCGACCATGGGCCTTGCTCAAACAACTGCGGGGCAGATAGCAAAGAGCTTTGACCTGCTTCAAGCCACCCGCGTGACCGTTGAGCCCGGAACCGCGGAGGGCAGGGGCGGAACTGAGAGGGTGACCGTTGCGCTCCCCTGGAATTCCGTGGAACGGGTAGAGAACCTTGTTGGTGTTCAGAGGGCGGCCCTGTACGCAGAGGTGAGCCCCACCCCCGAGGTAGCGGCCGTGCAGGTCGTAGATCCAGCCGAGGCTGCCGTTGCCCCACCACCAGTTGTGGCAGCCTCCCCCGAACTTTTAGAGGTCGTTGCGGGAACCCTCACGACGGGGCGCTTCTTTGATGCGGGGCACAACGTTCGCGCTGACCGGGTTGTCGTCCTCGGCAAGGAAGCCGCTGAGAGACTGGGAATCAACCGGGTCTCCGGCCAGCCAGCGGTGTTCATTGGGGGGCGGGCCTACTCTGTCATCGGCATCCTTGACGCGGTTGGGGTCCGCGACAACCTGCTTCGCAGCGCCATTGTCCCCATTGAAACAGCACGCGCCGACCTCGGGCTGACGTTGGCAACAAGCCTCGACATCGAAGCTGACGTGGGGGCTGGTCAGGTTGTCGCACATCAGGCGCCCATCGCCCTCGACCCCAACAATCCCGACTCTTTCAAGGTAAAGGCACCAACCCCACCCAGCGCACTGCAGGGTCAGGTTGCCGCAGACATCAACGTCCTCTTTGTGGCAATCGGCGTGGTCGCACTGGTGGGCGGTGGAATCGGCATTGCCAACGTGACACTTCTGTCCGTAACGGAGCGGCGCGGCGAAATTGGTTTGCGGCGCGCACTGGGGGCGAAGACCAGTCAGATAGCAAAACAGTTCATCCTCGAGTCCCTCACCACCGGGTTGCTGGGGGGACTGATCGGGGTCGCCGTCGGTCTTTTCGTCCTTCTAGGTGTCTGCTTGTTCCAACACTGGACCCCCGTCATAGCGCCGTGGGTTCCGGTGGGCGGTGTCTTTGTTGGCGCCCTGGTCGGCCTGGTCGCGGGAACCTATCCCGCTTTGAAGGCCGCCCGCATCGAGCCTGTCGACGCTTTGCGCAGCGCCTGA